A single genomic interval of Falco cherrug isolate bFalChe1 chromosome 8, bFalChe1.pri, whole genome shotgun sequence harbors:
- the INO80D gene encoding INO80 complex subunit D: protein MYEGKHIHFSEVDNKPLCSYSPKLCKQRRLNGYAFCIRHVLEDKTAPFKQCEYVAKYNSQRCTNPIPKSEDRRYCNSHLQVLGFIPKKERKKKNDPIEEVKVRHQMDAMAFSLTVPTLALKMPNGLDGMSLSPPGARLPLHYLEAELEDPFAFNEEDDDLKKGATVRKKLQSKLAQNRQRQRETEILKVRQEHFSPLPAPLQQQPLQQQHSHLPPSSASLKPTGLPQGVVCKSPQPPNTSLPMQGVAPTTHTIAQARQLSNKRPLPLLPPARAPVVDPPRTDRVLMKATAFSPHLSCMSRLQRLVKLCTRKQQLDTDLFPHLGLDWSEDSGEELEDSEQTSPYQVAWSIRETLGYERHESDDDNADDRSSRVTRLCTYFQQKYKHLCRLERAESRQKKCRHTLRKALLQAASREPERAGQLIQELRRATCAHTSTSQARQRDPEPTTCCGTSKGEQCTNKALPFTRHCFQHILLNRSQQLFSSCTAKFADGQQCSVPVFDITHQTPLCEEHAKKMDNFLRGDSSRKVQHQQQRKPRKKTKPPALTKKHKKKRRRGPRRPQKPIPPAVPQGNLTMPASVSLPVEMPHIRSPSTPELSADELPDDIANEITDIPHDLELNQEDFSDVLPRLPDDLQDFDFFEGKNGDLLPTTEEAEELERALQAVTSLECLSTIGVLTQTDGVPVQELSDRGIGVFSTGAGAPGMQSLSREVNTDLGELLNGRIVHDNFSGLELDENLLRSATLSNPPTPLAGQIQGQFSAPANVGLTSATLISQSGLGERAFPGQFHGLHDGSHASQRPHPAQLLSKADDLITSRQQYSSDHSHSSPHGSHYDSEHVPSPYSDHITSPHTTSFSGDNLAATFSAEMPMMAQHLLPTQLDVPLSGVVNPRTHWGNLPVNLGDPSPFSNLLGADGHLLSTSLSTPPTTSHSETTQPAFATVTPNSSSVLPGLPQTSFSGMGPASAELMASTSPKQQLPQFSAAFGHQLSSHSGIPKDLQPSHSSIAPPTGFAVTGATATSTNNASAPFTTSN, encoded by the exons ATGTATGAAGGCAAACACATACACTTCTCTGAGGTTGACAATAAGCCCTTGTGCTCATATAGCCCCAAACTGTGCAAGCAGAGGCGACTTAACGGCTACGCCTTCTGTATCAGACACGTTCTGGAGGACAAGACTGCCCCCTTCAAGCAATGTGAATATGTGGCCAAGTATAACAGCCAACGCTGCACCAACCCCATCCCCAAATCTGAGGACCGTAG GTACTGCAACAGCCACCTGCAGGTACTTGGCTTTATACcgaaaaaggagaggaagaaaaagaatgatcCCATAGAGGAGGTAAAGGTCAGGCATCAGATGGATGCTATGGCTTTCAGTCTGACAGTGCCCACTCTGGCCTTGAAGATGCCCAACGGACTGGATGGGATGTCCCTCTCCCCGCCAGGGGCTAGGCTTCCTCTCCACTACCTGGAGGCAGAATTAGAAGACCCCTTTGCTTTCAATGAGGAAGATGATGACCTAAAGAAAGGGGCAACAGTGAGGAAGAAGTTGCAGAGCAAGTTGGCTCAAAACCGGCAGCgccagagagagacagagattttaaaagttcGCCAAGAGCACTTTAGCCCCCTTCCTGcacctttgcagcagcagcctctgcagcagcagcactctcATCTGCCACCTTCATCAGCTTCGTTAAAGCCGACAGGGCTACCGCAGGGCGTAGTCTGCAAGTCACCTCAACCTCCGAACACCAGCCTACCAATGCAGGGAGTGGCACCCACCACACACACTATAGCACAAGCCCGGCAGTTGTCTAACAAGAGacctctgcctctcctgccaCCTGCTAGGGCTCCTGTCGTGGACCCTCCAAGGACTGATCGGGTCCTCATGAAAGCCACAGCCTTCTCTCCGCACCTGTCCTGCATGAGCCGACTACAGAGACTGGTGAAACTGTGCACTCGAAAACAGCAGCTGGACACTGATCTGTTTCCACATTTAG GGCTGGATTGGTCTGAAGACAGTGGAGAAGAGTTGGAGGATTCAGAGCAAACCTCCCCTTACCAGGTTGCATGGTCTATCCGAGAAACCCTCGGCTATGAGAGACATGA gTCCGATGATGACAATGCAGATGACAGGAGTTCCAGGGTGACCAGACTTTGCACTTActttcagcagaaatacaagCACCTCTGCCGCCTGGAGCGGGCAGAATCTCGTCAGAAGAAATGCCGGCATACACTCCggaaagccttgctgcaggCGGCCAGCAGAGAGCCGGAGCGTGCTGGGCAACTGATACAAGAACTCCGAAGAGCTACGTGTGCTCATACCAG cacaaGCCAAGCAAGGCAGAGAGATCCAGAACCAACAACCTGTTGTGGGACTTCAAAGGGAGAACAGTGCACTAACAAGGCCCTTCCATTCACCAGGCATTGTTTTCAGC ATATCTTATTGAACCGTTCTCAGCAGCTCTTCTCAAGTTGCACAGCCAAGTTTGCAGATGGTCAACAGTGCTCTGTGCCAGTTTTTGACATTACACATCAGACACCTCTGTGTGAAGAACATGCCAAAAAAATG GACAATTTCTTGAGAGGGGACAGCTCCCGTAAAgttcagcaccagcagcagaggaaacccaggaaaaaaacgAAGCCACCTGCACTTACCAAAAAACACAAGAAGAAGAGAAGGCGAGGCCCACGCCGGCCTCAGAAACCCATTCCTCCTGCAGTGCCCCAAGGGAACCTCACCATGCCTGCCAGTGTCTCACTGCCAGTAGAGATGCCCCACATACG GAGCCCCTCCACACCAGAGCTGAGTGCCGATGAGCTGCCTGATGATATCGCCAATGAAATCACAGACATTCCACATGACTTGGAATTGAATCAGGAGGACTTCTCTGATGTCTTGCCGCGGCTGCCCGATGACTTGCAAGATTTTGACTTCTTCGAAG GTAAAAATGGAGATCTCCTTCCGACTACAGAAGAGGCTGAAGAGCTGGAACGGGCCCTACAGGCTGTAACTTCTCTTGAGTGCCTGAGTACCATTGGAGTACTTACACAGACAGATGGTGTGCCAGTTCAGGAGCTGTCAGATAGAGGGATAGGGGTGTTCTCTACAGGTGCCGGAGCTCCGGGAATGCAGTCTTTGAGTCGAGAGGTTAACACGGATTTGGGGGAGCTGTTGAATGGGCGTATAGTACATGATAATTTCTCCGGTCTGGAGCTGGATGAGAACTTGCTCCGTTCTGCTACCTTGTCCAACCCACCTACGCCCCTGGCAGGGCAGATCCAGGGGCAATTCTCAGCCCCAGCCAACGTCGGCCTTACTTCTGCCACTCTGATAAGCCAGAGTGGCCTTGGGGAGAGAGCCTTCCCAGGACAGTTTCATGGACTTCATGATGGCAGCCATGCCTCCCAGAGGccccaccctgcccagctgctgagcAAGGCAGATGACCTGATCACCTCACGACAGCAATACAGCAGTGACCATTCACACTCCTCACCCCATGGAAGCCATTATGATAGTGAGCATGTGCCGTCTCCCTACAGTGACCATATCACATCCCCTCACACCACATCCTTTTCTGGTGATAACTTGGCAGCTACCTTCTCAGCAGAGATGCCCATGATGGCACAGCACTTGCTCCCAACTCAGCTGGATGTGCCACTTAGCGGGGTGGTCAACCCCAGAACTCACTGGGGAAATCTTCCTGTCAATCTTGGGGACCCCTCTCCGTTTAGCAACCTTCTTGGTGCAGATGGACACCTCCTGTCCACCTCCCTGTCCACACCACCTACCACCTCGCACTCAGAGACCACACAGCCTGCCTTCGCCACTGTGACCCCCAACAGCTCCAGTGTGCTTCCGGGGTTACCGCAGACCAGTTTTAGTGGCATGGGtcctgcctctgctgaactCATGGCCTCCACCTCCCCTAAACAACAGCTCCCTCAGTTCAGCGCAGCCTTCGGGCACCAGCTGAGCTCCCACAGTGGCATCCCCAAGGacctgcagcccagccacagcTCCATAGCTCCTCCCACGGGCTTCGCAGTGACCGGTGCCACCGCTACCAGTACCAATAATGCATCTGCGCCCTTCACCACCTCCAACTGA